From the Clostridiales bacterium FE2011 genome, one window contains:
- a CDS encoding extracellular solute-binding protein produces the protein MKRTVKIICLLAAALLLMTGCSAPPWDEGSSAPAISLSALQYEIENIAVDFSSMWYFRQIEQQTGVHVDFNEVKDSEWSSSVGLAFAQGKMPDMILRGSLDVEEYGVKRHLLVPLDEYIEKGFLPNYAARMDQAGLREQLTASDGHIYQLGFLISQDVNTNGHFFINKTWLDRLKLPVPETVEQLTEVLRHFREDDPNGNGIQDEIPLEFTLDDNTTGIYNLFSFFGLPLNEDYVYADKAGRVHFAPEEDAFFDTLSWLHQLYQEKLLDIDFISQGGSIWAAKVNEGNTGMFSYWRLQNTALNPGVAGNYEIMLPVHAEGKAACLPRNMDIIEFGAALTKDNRNIEASLRWLDAQFETENMLVSQNGPVGDTLIRREDGRYEVSYVPPDNELYQAVPVICGQFFAPADYYASVYVPAAHRLEKAAYCDLYERSGVLEPISAKLLTTVAPKTTDQSAETTRLKAKLKSLVDAEIVSMVTQGVTEEGRAAFRESLKAGGSAGYRQVYQQIYDRWKEK, from the coding sequence ATGAAGCGTACCGTTAAAATCATCTGCCTGCTGGCCGCGGCATTGCTCCTGATGACAGGCTGCTCCGCGCCTCCGTGGGACGAGGGTTCCTCCGCCCCCGCCATATCCCTGTCTGCCCTTCAGTACGAAATTGAAAACATCGCCGTGGATTTCAGCAGCATGTGGTATTTCCGGCAGATTGAACAGCAGACCGGCGTCCATGTGGATTTCAACGAGGTCAAGGATTCCGAATGGAGCAGCTCCGTAGGCCTGGCGTTTGCCCAGGGCAAAATGCCGGATATGATTCTCCGGGGTTCCCTGGACGTGGAAGAATACGGTGTGAAACGGCATCTCCTGGTGCCGCTGGATGAATATATTGAAAAAGGCTTCCTGCCCAACTATGCAGCCCGCATGGACCAGGCCGGCCTCCGGGAACAGCTCACCGCTTCGGACGGACACATCTACCAGCTGGGCTTCCTGATCTCCCAGGACGTCAACACCAACGGACATTTCTTCATCAACAAAACCTGGCTGGACCGGCTGAAGCTGCCCGTTCCCGAAACGGTGGAGCAGCTGACGGAGGTGCTCCGGCACTTCCGGGAGGATGATCCCAACGGCAACGGCATCCAGGACGAGATTCCCCTGGAGTTTACCCTGGATGACAACACCACCGGCATATACAACCTGTTTTCCTTCTTCGGCCTGCCCCTGAACGAGGACTACGTTTACGCGGACAAGGCCGGCCGGGTGCATTTTGCCCCGGAAGAGGACGCCTTTTTTGACACGCTGTCCTGGCTCCACCAGCTGTATCAGGAAAAACTCCTGGACATTGATTTCATCAGCCAGGGAGGCAGTATCTGGGCTGCCAAAGTCAACGAGGGCAACACCGGCATGTTCAGCTACTGGCGGCTGCAGAACACCGCCCTGAATCCCGGCGTCGCCGGAAACTATGAGATCATGCTCCCGGTTCATGCCGAAGGAAAGGCCGCCTGCCTGCCCCGGAACATGGACATCATTGAATTCGGCGCCGCCCTCACCAAAGACAACCGGAACATTGAAGCAAGCCTGCGCTGGCTGGACGCCCAGTTTGAAACGGAAAACATGCTGGTTTCCCAGAACGGCCCCGTCGGGGACACGCTCATCCGGCGGGAAGACGGCCGCTATGAGGTCAGCTATGTGCCCCCGGACAATGAACTGTACCAGGCTGTTCCGGTCATCTGCGGCCAGTTTTTCGCGCCCGCGGACTATTACGCTTCCGTTTATGTGCCTGCCGCCCACCGGTTGGAAAAAGCAGCCTACTGCGACCTGTATGAGCGTTCCGGCGTGCTGGAGCCCATCTCCGCCAAACTGCTGACCACCGTGGCACCCAAGACCACCGACCAGTCCGCTGAAACCACCCGCCTGAAGGCGAAGCTGAAATCCCTGGTGGATGCGGAAATCGTGTCCATGGTCACGCAGGGAGTCACGGAAGAAGGCCGCGCGGCATTCCGTGAGAGCCTGAAGGCAGGCGGAAGCGCTGGCTACCGCCAGGTATACCAGCAGATCTATGACCGCTGGAAGGAGAAGTAA
- a CDS encoding AraC family transcriptional regulator, translating to MIRKSRTSVFIRYALSYIAVVLLLFLSITGYLYIRLSSKTREEIIDNQINRLSRIAAQHESYISAMLNTAEEIGLSPDIEFFRYEEEPWKAYDLQLKMVPYTTTSSTFCDQVYLYFFGDDRVYSSSSSMSLSLFARMMRYEFIPMESLVSRIANTDRLTILPAQQVSSTLVDSSRVVTFLVPLGSAPGSGKGVLLFLIKDSVYQSLFADAINDHINTYIHQGDEFLSSSEELSLPRDQVKVAQETASSLFRWDNQDWTQVTFSGRNWGLSYTAVLRNADINSSIMQQLFSILAILPVFVFLSLLLALWMARRHAQPIRAITGMLSRETDETPRDELQQISTGISRLTSRNQELTSRLDRALPVQRHDFVFKFVKDRFPTREEAVVAGKAVGLEIDRPAYAVILCSGSGGNDHPFDLSAPPFDCFPGCSGAGVELVALKANLYLVFSDDPETLPDLAETLRSEGAAGGERCITSISALHSDFTEAPSAYLEAAAAYENRFVMGSQKVLCYDDISSNLEEILPQARKITNSISQALTLGSRDVLDVRISDLLHFLKNTNMSPFAFRMIYSEVIRSLVHTHTAALSGEGSVQEIYNIFTLTSCQSIDDLDELLRRLCDRLLLEEPDSCEIAPEEEDEISQVVHYMEEHFSDPEMSITALADSLELSTTRFSLSFKEKTGMSPLEYLTLLRVEHAKELLEMTDLTIRDISARAGYYDSGSFIRRFKQVTGETPAQYRRSRNLKKETPEGGKN from the coding sequence GTGATCAGAAAGAGCCGCACCTCCGTCTTTATCCGGTATGCGCTGTCGTATATCGCTGTTGTGCTGCTGCTGTTCCTGAGCATCACCGGCTATCTCTATATCCGGCTCAGCAGCAAAACCCGGGAGGAAATCATTGACAACCAGATCAACCGGCTGTCCCGGATTGCCGCCCAGCACGAAAGCTATATCTCCGCCATGCTGAATACTGCCGAGGAAATCGGTCTCAGTCCTGATATCGAGTTTTTCCGTTATGAGGAAGAGCCCTGGAAAGCCTATGACCTGCAGCTGAAGATGGTGCCCTATACCACCACCAGCAGCACCTTCTGCGACCAGGTATACCTTTACTTCTTCGGGGATGACCGGGTTTATTCTTCCTCTTCTTCCATGAGCCTTTCCCTTTTTGCGCGGATGATGCGCTATGAATTTATCCCGATGGAAAGCCTGGTTTCCCGGATTGCAAACACCGACCGGCTGACCATTCTGCCGGCCCAGCAGGTATCCTCCACCCTTGTGGACAGTTCCCGGGTGGTTACCTTCCTGGTGCCGCTGGGCTCCGCCCCCGGCTCCGGAAAGGGCGTCCTGCTGTTCCTGATCAAAGACAGCGTTTACCAGTCTCTCTTTGCCGATGCCATCAACGACCATATCAACACCTATATCCACCAGGGCGATGAATTCCTCTCCTCCTCTGAGGAGCTGTCCCTTCCCCGGGATCAGGTGAAGGTTGCCCAGGAAACCGCCTCCAGCCTCTTCCGGTGGGACAACCAGGACTGGACCCAGGTTACTTTCTCCGGCCGGAACTGGGGGCTGTCCTATACGGCGGTTCTCCGCAACGCCGATATCAATTCCTCCATCATGCAGCAGCTTTTCAGCATCCTGGCCATCCTGCCGGTCTTTGTTTTCCTGAGCCTGCTGCTTGCCCTGTGGATGGCGCGGCGTCATGCCCAGCCCATCCGGGCGATCACCGGCATGCTCTCACGGGAAACGGACGAAACGCCCCGGGATGAACTCCAGCAGATTTCAACCGGCATCAGCCGGCTCACCTCCCGCAACCAGGAGCTGACCTCCCGCCTGGACCGGGCCCTGCCCGTCCAGCGGCACGATTTTGTTTTCAAATTTGTCAAGGACCGCTTCCCCACCCGGGAAGAAGCAGTGGTGGCCGGAAAGGCCGTGGGCCTGGAGATCGACCGCCCGGCCTACGCGGTGATCCTGTGCAGCGGTTCCGGGGGAAACGACCATCCCTTCGACCTGAGCGCCCCGCCCTTTGACTGTTTCCCCGGCTGTTCCGGCGCGGGGGTGGAACTGGTCGCCCTGAAAGCCAATCTTTACCTGGTCTTCTCCGATGATCCGGAGACCCTGCCGGACCTGGCAGAAACGCTCCGCAGCGAAGGCGCCGCCGGCGGGGAGCGGTGTATCACCTCCATCTCCGCCCTGCATTCCGATTTCACGGAAGCTCCTTCCGCCTACCTGGAAGCAGCTGCCGCCTATGAAAACCGGTTTGTCATGGGCAGCCAGAAAGTGCTCTGCTACGACGATATTTCCTCCAACCTGGAGGAGATCCTTCCCCAGGCCCGGAAGATCACCAACTCCATCAGCCAGGCGCTGACCCTGGGAAGCCGGGATGTGCTGGATGTCCGGATCAGCGACCTGCTGCATTTCCTGAAGAACACCAACATGTCGCCCTTCGCTTTCCGGATGATCTACAGTGAAGTGATCCGTTCCCTGGTCCACACCCATACCGCCGCCCTTTCCGGGGAAGGCTCCGTGCAGGAAATCTACAATATCTTCACGCTGACTTCCTGCCAGTCCATCGACGACCTGGACGAGCTGCTGCGCCGGCTTTGCGACCGCCTGCTCCTGGAGGAGCCGGATTCCTGCGAAATCGCGCCTGAGGAGGAGGACGAGATCAGCCAGGTGGTCCACTATATGGAGGAGCACTTCAGCGATCCGGAAATGTCCATCACCGCCCTGGCAGACTCCCTGGAGCTTTCCACCACCCGCTTCAGTCTTTCCTTTAAGGAAAAGACCGGCATGTCCCCCCTGGAATACCTGACGCTCCTGCGGGTGGAGCACGCAAAGGAGCTGCTGGAAATGACCGACCTGACCATCCGGGATATCAGTGCCCGGGCAGGCTATTATGATTCCGGCTCCTTCATCCGCCGCTTCAAGCAGGTCACCGGCGAAACGCCCGCCCAGTACCGCCGCAGCCGGAACCTGAAAAAGGAAACGCCGGAAGGCGGAAAAAACTGA
- a CDS encoding family 43 glycosylhydrolase, with protein MHTEEINVRDPFVLVHEGQYYLYGTRGATCWGPADGFDVYTGRDLHTWEGPAVCFHNDGTFWADRNYWAPEVHPWQGMFYMFASFKSDARRRGTAILRSASPLGPFEPWSDGPVTPADWECLDGTFHVSSDGVPYIVFCHEWVQAGDGEILAMRLTGDLKAAAEKPFLLFRGSDAPWARPVHHSSGITGYVTDGPFLWRRKDGTLLCLWSGFSEKGYAQGLAVSDNGEIDGHFSQIDPLFLEDGGHGMLFRDLEGGVYLTLHSPNTHLLERPRFIPVSL; from the coding sequence ATTCACACAGAGGAAATCAACGTCCGGGATCCGTTTGTGCTGGTCCACGAAGGACAGTATTACCTGTACGGCACCCGCGGGGCTACCTGCTGGGGACCTGCGGACGGCTTTGACGTCTATACCGGCCGGGACCTGCACACCTGGGAAGGTCCGGCCGTCTGTTTCCATAATGACGGCACCTTCTGGGCCGACCGGAATTACTGGGCGCCCGAGGTGCATCCCTGGCAGGGCATGTTCTATATGTTCGCCAGCTTCAAAAGCGACGCGCGCAGGCGCGGAACCGCCATCCTGCGTTCCGCCTCTCCCCTCGGTCCCTTTGAACCCTGGTCCGACGGCCCTGTCACCCCGGCAGACTGGGAATGCCTCGACGGCACCTTCCACGTCTCCTCCGACGGCGTACCCTATATCGTGTTCTGCCACGAATGGGTGCAGGCAGGAGACGGTGAAATCCTGGCCATGCGCCTGACCGGGGACCTGAAGGCTGCCGCGGAAAAGCCCTTCCTGCTCTTCCGCGGCTCTGACGCTCCCTGGGCCCGGCCGGTCCATCACTCCTCCGGCATCACCGGCTATGTGACGGACGGACCTTTCCTGTGGCGCCGGAAGGACGGAACCCTGCTCTGCCTGTGGTCAGGATTCTCGGAAAAAGGCTATGCCCAGGGCCTGGCCGTTTCGGACAACGGCGAAATAGACGGGCACTTTTCCCAGATCGATCCCCTCTTTCTGGAAGACGGCGGCCACGGCATGCTCTTCCGGGACCTGGAAGGCGGCGTGTACCTGACCCTTCACAGTCCGAACACCCACCTGCTGGAGCGTCCCCGGTTTATCCCGGTCAGCCTGTAA
- a CDS encoding alpha-glucosidase/alpha-galactosidase, translating into MNQTTKNVRELTVAYIGGGSRGWAWGFMKDLALDGEICGTVRLYDIDREAAERNRIIGEKISAHPDTASRWAYKVSNSLQEALTGADFVVISILPGTFDEMESDVHLPERLGIWQPVGDTVGAGGFMRAMRTIPMFVTIGEAIRDYAPEAWVINYTNPMSLCVRTLYEVFPEIRAFGCCHEVFGTQKLLCSMLKTEEGIDGVKRQDLYTTVTGINHFTWLTSATWQGRDLFPLYARFVEKYAESGYDEGGDDNWMNSHFNCAQRVKFDLFRRYGVIAAAGDRHLAEFVAPWYTRDPETVRKWKFSLTPVSWRKQDLKDRLQMSEDLVSGKKEITLNGSGEEGHLLLKALLGLGDMVSNVNIPNRGQIPNLPLGAVVETNALFGLNRIDPVYAGPVPASILPLITRHVLNQENTLTAALRCDRKLGLTTFLNDPQLSGVTPADGEKLFNEMLENQRAYLPVKWFE; encoded by the coding sequence ATGAATCAGACAACCAAGAATGTTCGCGAACTCACGGTAGCCTATATCGGCGGCGGTTCCCGGGGCTGGGCCTGGGGCTTTATGAAGGACCTTGCCCTGGACGGCGAAATCTGCGGTACCGTACGCCTGTATGATATTGACCGGGAAGCCGCGGAGCGGAACCGGATCATCGGTGAAAAAATCAGCGCCCACCCGGACACGGCGTCCCGCTGGGCCTACAAGGTCAGCAATTCCCTGCAGGAAGCGCTGACCGGGGCGGATTTTGTTGTCATCTCCATCCTGCCCGGCACCTTTGACGAAATGGAATCAGACGTCCACCTGCCGGAGCGCCTCGGCATCTGGCAGCCGGTGGGCGACACGGTCGGCGCCGGCGGATTCATGCGCGCCATGCGTACCATCCCCATGTTTGTCACCATCGGCGAAGCCATCCGGGATTACGCTCCGGAAGCCTGGGTTATCAACTATACTAACCCCATGTCCCTTTGCGTGCGCACCCTCTACGAGGTCTTTCCGGAGATCCGGGCCTTTGGCTGCTGCCATGAGGTTTTCGGCACCCAGAAGCTGCTCTGCTCCATGCTGAAAACCGAAGAGGGAATCGACGGCGTGAAGCGCCAGGATCTGTATACCACCGTCACCGGTATCAACCACTTCACCTGGCTGACCTCTGCCACCTGGCAGGGACGCGACCTGTTCCCCCTCTATGCCCGCTTCGTGGAGAAATACGCGGAAAGTGGCTATGATGAAGGCGGGGACGACAACTGGATGAACTCCCACTTCAACTGCGCCCAGCGGGTGAAGTTTGACCTCTTCCGCCGCTACGGCGTGATCGCCGCAGCCGGAGACCGGCACCTGGCCGAGTTTGTGGCTCCCTGGTATACCCGGGATCCGGAAACCGTCCGGAAATGGAAATTCAGCCTGACCCCCGTTTCCTGGCGGAAGCAGGACCTGAAGGACAGACTGCAGATGTCGGAAGACCTGGTCAGCGGAAAGAAGGAAATCACCCTGAACGGTTCCGGGGAGGAAGGCCACCTGCTGCTGAAGGCCCTGCTCGGCCTCGGGGATATGGTGTCCAATGTCAACATCCCCAACCGCGGCCAGATTCCCAACCTGCCCCTGGGCGCCGTTGTGGAAACCAACGCCCTCTTCGGGCTGAACCGCATTGATCCCGTATACGCGGGGCCGGTGCCCGCCTCCATCCTTCCGCTCATCACCCGGCATGTGTTGAACCAGGAAAACACCCTGACCGCCGCCCTCCGCTGCGACCGGAAGCTCGGCCTGACCACTTTCCTGAATGATCCGCAGCTGTCCGGCGTCACCCCGGCGGACGGAGAAAAGCTCTTCAACGAAATGCTGGAAAACCAGCGCGCCTACCTGCCGGTAAAATGGTTTGAATAA
- a CDS encoding DUF1858 domain-containing protein: MAEQYVTGETLVGEVVTKYPEAIEILLSIGMHCLGCPASRNESLQDACAVHGIPAEQVIEAINEKIAENK, from the coding sequence ATGGCTGAACAGTATGTTACCGGTGAAACACTGGTTGGCGAAGTTGTTACCAAGTACCCCGAAGCGATCGAGATCCTGCTGTCCATCGGCATGCACTGCCTGGGCTGCCCCGCTTCCCGCAATGAATCCCTGCAGGATGCCTGCGCGGTTCACGGCATTCCCGCGGAGCAGGTCATCGAAGCAATCAACGAAAAGATCGCTGAGAACAAGTAA
- a CDS encoding DNA mismatch repair protein, with amino-acid sequence MKQTKLSILFPRQDEVTYREIPEESWHDLGMDALTEKVAAQPQEEPLLRRVMMSLTADPAVAAFRSDVFDDILRHPEIRERLMKLLDKVKMFYDYGVVNRHEGDETGIWDLMHRLEEYHDYILTVEAIRECLSDKDLVSEGLTTLRDTVEQIYQEKGFAALRKDVEEMRVAASEIRSLTVGINLNDRFEAISMGLVSVNAKPFVKSSILKNFLASVSPRDEIRKEADWSGSYNYYPANTEVGLLQSVGQFVESSVILRNPLAAMSLSRIPAADGTANVPRQMDSAASMLTSRIARKLRDTLGQYLNVSVKEIADLIPELVFYTRWAEYIEKKQKAGWKFCKPQARLNRQGAACMKAAGLYNLKLIATEKPENVVPNDLVFDPEKRVYVLTGANRGGKTTVTQAVGQLFILAQSGIPVPAESFEYDPADRVLTHFPADEDKTLDLGRLGEECRRFRELFVSCTPESLLLLNETFSTTSFEEGYFIAADAVRAILGRGTRTIYNTHMHKLAQDLDTVINTGEAEGKAVSLVAETREGKHSFRVVIAPPEGQSFARDIAEKYGVTYESLTASVPSEN; translated from the coding sequence ATGAAGCAGACGAAGCTGAGTATATTGTTTCCCCGGCAGGATGAAGTGACATACCGGGAGATTCCGGAGGAAAGCTGGCACGACCTGGGGATGGACGCGCTGACGGAGAAAGTGGCGGCGCAGCCCCAGGAGGAGCCGCTGCTCCGCCGGGTGATGATGAGCCTGACGGCGGATCCGGCGGTGGCCGCTTTCCGCAGCGACGTTTTTGACGACATCCTGCGCCATCCGGAAATCCGGGAGCGGCTGATGAAGCTGCTGGACAAGGTCAAAATGTTCTATGACTACGGAGTGGTTAACCGTCACGAGGGGGATGAGACCGGCATCTGGGATCTGATGCACCGGCTGGAGGAATACCATGACTATATCCTGACCGTGGAAGCCATCCGGGAGTGCCTGTCGGATAAGGACCTGGTTTCGGAAGGTCTGACCACGCTGCGGGACACCGTGGAGCAGATCTACCAGGAAAAAGGGTTTGCCGCACTGCGCAAGGACGTGGAGGAAATGCGGGTTGCCGCTTCCGAAATCCGGAGCCTGACGGTAGGCATCAACCTGAATGACCGCTTTGAGGCGATCAGTATGGGACTGGTTTCCGTCAACGCAAAGCCTTTTGTGAAGTCCAGCATCCTGAAGAACTTCCTGGCGTCCGTGTCCCCCAGGGATGAGATCCGGAAAGAGGCGGACTGGAGCGGAAGCTATAACTATTATCCCGCCAATACGGAGGTGGGGCTGCTTCAGTCTGTCGGTCAGTTTGTGGAGAGCTCGGTGATTCTCCGCAATCCGCTGGCGGCCATGTCCCTGTCCCGGATCCCCGCGGCGGACGGCACTGCCAATGTGCCGCGGCAGATGGACAGCGCGGCGTCCATGCTGACTTCCAGGATTGCCCGGAAGCTGCGGGACACACTGGGACAGTACCTGAATGTGAGCGTCAAGGAAATCGCCGACCTGATACCGGAACTGGTGTTTTATACCCGGTGGGCGGAATACATTGAGAAGAAACAGAAAGCAGGCTGGAAGTTCTGCAAGCCGCAGGCCAGGCTGAACCGGCAGGGGGCGGCCTGCATGAAGGCAGCGGGACTGTACAACCTGAAGCTGATTGCCACCGAAAAGCCGGAGAACGTGGTACCCAATGACCTGGTCTTTGATCCGGAAAAACGGGTATATGTCCTGACTGGCGCCAACCGGGGCGGCAAAACCACGGTGACTCAGGCGGTCGGCCAGCTGTTTATCCTGGCACAGAGCGGTATTCCGGTACCGGCGGAAAGCTTTGAGTATGACCCGGCGGACCGGGTGCTGACCCATTTCCCCGCGGATGAGGACAAGACGCTGGACCTGGGACGGCTGGGCGAGGAATGCCGGCGCTTCCGGGAATTGTTTGTCAGCTGTACGCCGGAAAGCCTGCTCCTCCTGAACGAGACCTTCTCCACCACATCCTTTGAAGAGGGATACTTTATTGCGGCAGACGCGGTCCGGGCCATTCTCGGCCGGGGCACCCGCACGATCTATAATACGCACATGCATAAGCTGGCCCAGGACCTGGACACGGTGATCAATACGGGCGAAGCCGAAGGGAAGGCGGTTTCCCTGGTGGCGGAAACCAGGGAAGGAAAGCATTCCTTCCGGGTTGTGATCGCTCCGCCGGAAGGACAGTCTTTCGCCAGGGATATCGCGGAAAAATACGGTGTGACCTACGAAAGCCTGACGGCTTCCGTGCCGTCAGAAAACTGA
- the ybaK gene encoding Cys-tRNA(Pro) deacylase — translation MGKQDKTNCMRVLDSKKIAYSAHLYEADPTLTGEDIARLLNEEPSQVFKTLVTVGKPQKYYVFVIPVNAELNLKKAAAAAGEKSVSMIPQRDLLPLTGYVHGGCSPIGMKKHFPSFIDESASGLSRIFVSAGRVGCQVELAPADLIQIAALTPAALI, via the coding sequence ATGGGAAAACAGGACAAAACCAACTGTATGCGGGTACTGGACAGCAAAAAGATTGCCTACAGTGCTCATTTATATGAAGCGGATCCGACCCTGACCGGGGAGGATATCGCCCGCCTGCTGAATGAGGAGCCTTCCCAGGTTTTCAAAACCCTGGTCACCGTCGGCAAGCCTCAGAAGTATTATGTGTTCGTAATTCCGGTTAACGCTGAGCTGAACCTGAAAAAGGCCGCCGCTGCCGCCGGTGAAAAATCCGTAAGCATGATTCCCCAGCGGGATCTGCTTCCGCTGACCGGCTATGTGCATGGTGGCTGCTCACCTATCGGAATGAAGAAGCATTTCCCTTCGTTTATTGATGAGAGTGCTTCCGGTCTCTCCCGGATTTTTGTCAGTGCGGGCCGCGTCGGCTGCCAGGTGGAACTGGCTCCCGCGGATCTGATTCAGATTGCCGCCCTGACCCCCGCCGCCCTGATTTGA
- a CDS encoding phosphodiester glycosidase family protein, producing the protein MTKKRTLLWLIPLILLILLIPFLVPSALPYAGAEELPVFSSVELANPSPEPVVLEPNPKYKNSMVSRYAPHKDAFTSEPLGYQDGTICVKIEKRTVVNGNGGKTAVYFTWVKIADPSQLRTSTNQPYPSKQLVAATSLARRERSVLAINGDYFCDRTEGIVYRNGELLRNSVFNTGYGYDALIIDLNGNFHILLKPDPSDFEPYEGCIAHSFIFGPALVVDGKMQVLDGNNYASSPGMGLHKYLQRQAICQMDNLTYLMITAEGPEQSKDGGLTGQEMAQLAYDCGAVQAYNLDGGSSSWLVLGTDRINATRGKKRDIQDIIYFVTAEAEPVPAE; encoded by the coding sequence ATGACGAAAAAGCGTACCCTGCTGTGGCTGATCCCGCTGATTCTGCTGATTCTGCTGATCCCGTTCCTGGTTCCTTCCGCCCTGCCCTATGCCGGAGCGGAAGAGCTGCCTGTTTTCTCATCCGTGGAGCTGGCTAACCCCTCACCGGAACCGGTCGTGCTGGAGCCGAATCCCAAGTACAAGAATTCCATGGTCTCCCGGTATGCCCCGCACAAGGACGCCTTCACGTCCGAACCCCTGGGATACCAGGACGGTACCATCTGCGTAAAGATCGAGAAGAGAACGGTCGTCAACGGCAACGGCGGCAAGACCGCGGTGTATTTCACCTGGGTCAAGATTGCCGATCCTTCCCAGCTCCGCACCAGCACCAACCAGCCTTATCCTTCCAAGCAGCTCGTCGCCGCAACCTCCCTCGCCCGTCGTGAACGCTCCGTCCTGGCCATCAACGGCGACTATTTCTGCGACCGGACGGAAGGCATCGTCTACCGGAACGGTGAACTGCTGCGGAACAGCGTTTTCAATACCGGTTACGGATATGATGCATTGATTATCGACCTGAACGGCAATTTCCATATCCTGCTGAAACCCGATCCCAGCGACTTCGAACCTTACGAAGGCTGTATCGCCCACAGCTTCATCTTCGGGCCCGCGCTTGTCGTCGACGGCAAGATGCAGGTTCTGGACGGCAACAATTATGCAAGTTCCCCCGGCATGGGGCTCCATAAATACCTGCAGCGCCAGGCCATCTGCCAGATGGATAACCTGACCTACCTGATGATCACTGCGGAAGGTCCTGAACAGTCCAAGGACGGCGGCCTCACCGGCCAGGAAATGGCCCAGCTGGCCTATGACTGCGGTGCGGTCCAGGCTTATAACCTGGACGGCGGTTCCTCCAGCTGGCTGGTGCTCGGTACCGACCGGATCAACGCCACCCGCGGCAAGAAGCGGGATATTCAGGATATCATTTACTTTGTCACTGCTGAAGCGGAACCGGTTCCCGCGGAATAA